In Spinacia oleracea cultivar Varoflay chromosome 5, BTI_SOV_V1, whole genome shotgun sequence, a single window of DNA contains:
- the LOC110796234 gene encoding uncharacterized protein has translation MGVDNPTPNDPPDDINMLDHQQEASIDQQEQSTVASTKKINSFREVVENSSQWFAEARKIITSSTEWEESDAIAPEGKFTIQFNKNTLDRLRAPWKLTLMGKCLGINIRPSYMETRVRAMWRIKGSLEIINYLMITTWKPNFRPSTNAFDTMSVWIRIDELPVEYYDKEALFEISRVVGKPIRVDYATDKITRGRYARVCVEIDLSKPLITKVWVGGGWQHIQYESISLLCFGCGRIGHVHLQCPEKEATPSLSASGKATGLDPCVPNGQMRAQEMPNMTQAILERKPKDVGEKKLTHMGLRLW, from the exons ATGGGGGTGGATAACCCTACCCCGAATGATCCCCCAGATGATATCAACATGTTAGATCACCAACAAGAAGCTTCTATCGATCAGCAAGAACAATCAACCGTTGCATCAACAAAGAAAATTAACTCCTTTCGAGAAGTAGTAGAAAATTCGAGCCAATGGTTTGCGGAGGCACGAAAGATCATAACATCATCCACCGAATGGGAAGAATCAGATGCCATAGCACCTGAAGGAAAATTCACAatacaatttaataaaaatactttGGATAGGCTGAGAGCCCCATGGAAGTTAACCCTAATGGGTAAGTGTCTTGGAATAAATATTAGACCTTCGTATATGGAAACACGGGTTCGAGCGATGTGGAGAATCAAAGGATCCTTGGAG ATCATTAATTATTTGATGATCACAACTTGGAAACCAAATTTTAGACCATCTACAAACGCATTTGACACCATGTCGGTATGGATTAGAATAGATGAGTTACCCGTTGAGTATTATGATAAAGAAGCATTATTTGAGATTTCAAGAGTGGTGGGTAAGCCCATAAGGGTTGATTATGCAACAGATAAAATAACACGGGGAAGATATGCTCGTGTTTGTGTGGAAATTGATCTGTCAAAACCCTTAATCACCAAAGTGTGGGTAGGTGGAGGATGGCAACATATCCAGTATGAAAGTATATCTCTACTGTGTTTTGGTTGTGGAAGAATTGGTCATGTTCACCTTCAATGTCCAGAAAAGGAAGCAACACCTTCATTGAGTGCCTCTGGTAAGGCAACTGGTTTAGATCCATGCGTTCCAAATGGTCAAATGCGAGCCCAAGAAATGCcaaacatgacccaagcaatTCTGGAAAGAAAGCCCAAGGACGTGGGGGAGAAAAAATTGACACATATGGGCCTTAGACTTTGGTAA